One stretch of Aigarchaeota archaeon DNA includes these proteins:
- a CDS encoding ABC transporter ATP-binding protein: MEAIYAERLVKVYGNGFCALKGITLSVKSGTVFSLLGRNGAGKTTFLRIMTTQLLPTSGIGKILGYDVVKEASEVRKRVAVVPQESKPMYLLTVKEHVKYYLMMRGFSITEASERTRKVLDDLDLKDYADTLCMKLSGGLKRKVLVAMAVATEADVIFLDEPTTGLDPIAKRLVWDVINRAAMSGRTIFLTTHNMDEVETIADEFALINDGELVVQGYVDEVQRMFPYRMRAEVQVVASNPEELSEFGEVITVGRRLIIYPRNEDDSKRLYEYCTAKGLKVTFSPIGVEDVFLREVFTCGVSEKR; the protein is encoded by the coding sequence TTGGAGGCAATATACGCTGAGCGTTTGGTAAAGGTATATGGAAACGGTTTTTGTGCTTTGAAGGGTATTACGCTTAGCGTAAAATCTGGAACGGTATTTAGCCTACTTGGCAGAAACGGCGCAGGGAAGACAACGTTCTTGAGAATAATGACGACCCAGCTTCTACCAACGAGCGGGATTGGAAAAATCTTGGGCTACGATGTAGTTAAAGAGGCATCCGAGGTAAGGAAGAGGGTGGCTGTAGTACCGCAGGAGTCCAAGCCCATGTATCTTCTTACGGTCAAGGAGCATGTGAAGTACTACTTGATGATGAGGGGTTTCTCGATTACTGAAGCATCTGAAAGGACGCGTAAGGTTTTAGACGACCTGGACCTTAAGGATTATGCTGATACGCTTTGCATGAAGTTATCGGGTGGGCTGAAGAGGAAAGTACTTGTGGCGATGGCGGTTGCTACGGAGGCTGATGTAATATTCTTAGACGAGCCGACGACAGGTCTTGACCCTATTGCCAAGAGACTTGTCTGGGATGTCATAAACAGGGCTGCGATGTCTGGCCGGACGATCTTCTTAACGACGCATAACATGGACGAAGTCGAGACGATCGCAGACGAGTTTGCGCTGATTAATGACGGCGAACTCGTAGTCCAAGGCTACGTGGACGAAGTTCAACGCATGTTTCCCTACAGGATGAGGGCAGAAGTTCAAGTTGTCGCCTCGAACCCGGAGGAGTTATCAGAGTTCGGCGAGGTCATCACGGTAGGCAGAAGGTTAATCATCTATCCTAGAAACGAGGATGATTCCAAAAGGCTTTATGAATATTGTACGGCGAAGGGTCTGAAGGTAACGTTCTCGCCAATTGGGGTAGAAGATGTGTTCCTCAGGGAGGTGTTCACCTGTGGAGTTAGTGAAAAACGTTAG
- a CDS encoding ABC transporter permease, whose amino-acid sequence MELVKNVRAILALVMFNGIKPVIRSPLWLVVMLAYPLILVFFIHMFAEYAVSDALVGGLISLVVMSGVALQADIVWYKMELKFQDMVVASPLSPTVYMVGIAVSELVYSSPAIVLFLILMALRGMIYVSSIPMLVPSILLCWLSALSIGFYLSTRISDIRHIWALEGLISILFSMLPPVYYPMSLLPEWGQVVSMLIPTTHAALLTKEAVGIISLTDHQRLLSIMALLIWTAVLMMVARRKSVWREP is encoded by the coding sequence GTGGAGTTAGTGAAAAACGTTAGGGCTATACTTGCGCTCGTCATGTTTAATGGCATTAAACCTGTAATTAGGAGTCCACTATGGCTCGTCGTTATGCTGGCTTATCCATTGATACTCGTCTTCTTTATTCATATGTTCGCGGAGTATGCAGTATCGGACGCTTTGGTAGGCGGATTGATATCGCTCGTTGTGATGAGTGGTGTAGCTCTACAAGCGGATATAGTCTGGTACAAGATGGAGCTTAAGTTCCAGGATATGGTTGTGGCATCGCCTCTCTCACCAACCGTTTACATGGTAGGCATAGCAGTCTCTGAGCTGGTATACAGCTCTCCGGCTATAGTCCTCTTCTTAATCCTCATGGCCCTGAGGGGAATGATATACGTATCGAGCATTCCGATGCTTGTGCCGTCGATATTGTTGTGCTGGCTTTCAGCACTTTCCATCGGTTTCTACTTATCTACACGAATATCCGACATTAGACACATATGGGCACTTGAGGGTTTAATATCAATATTGTTCAGCATGCTTCCACCAGTATACTATCCTATGAGCCTACTGCCAGAATGGGGTCAGGTAGTTTCTATGCTCATTCCGACTACACATGCCGCGCTACTAACGAAGGAGGCCGTCGGAATAATATCGCTTACAGACCATCAGAGGTTACTAAGCATCATGGCTCTTCTCATATGGACCGCCGTACTTATGATGGTGGCAAGAAGAAAGTCTGTTTGGAGAGAACCTTGA
- a CDS encoding DNA cytosine methyltransferase, translating to MDVSILDVFAGGGGFSLGFDKNIKAAIENHPYVVKTYAYNFPWVYIFPEDVKRVSGKAILDAVGEVDVVIGGPPCEPFTSMNRMRKKNPLDRLMSDAQGRLVLEFIRLVSELNPKIYVMENVPELVEEPLGSILKDFFERIGYKTYFNFFEAHRYGVPSRRYRVFISNVKIELSGMEEKAKCVEETLRGIPPLGEAPNHNLVKVGAVRQKKIMTLKWGEALFSFRDSLNRTHRNWVRLHPKKIAPTIHGKSRFIHPYEDRLLTVREHARLMSFPDEHVFYGGIDSQFDQVGEAVPPLLAKKIAQFILKKLDEV from the coding sequence TTGGACGTAAGCATCTTGGACGTATTCGCTGGCGGTGGAGGATTCAGCCTAGGATTCGACAAGAATATCAAAGCGGCCATAGAGAATCACCCGTATGTTGTCAAGACCTATGCGTACAACTTCCCATGGGTTTACATATTTCCAGAAGACGTGAAGAGGGTTAGTGGTAAGGCCATCTTAGATGCCGTCGGAGAGGTAGATGTAGTCATAGGTGGTCCGCCTTGCGAGCCTTTTACGAGTATGAATCGAATGAGGAAAAAGAATCCCTTAGACAGGTTAATGTCGGATGCACAGGGAAGGTTGGTGCTAGAGTTCATTCGTTTGGTTAGCGAACTCAATCCAAAGATATATGTAATGGAGAACGTGCCCGAGCTAGTTGAGGAACCCCTCGGAAGTATTTTGAAGGATTTTTTCGAGAGAATAGGTTACAAGACGTACTTCAACTTCTTCGAAGCTCATCGTTATGGTGTGCCTTCTAGGAGGTATAGGGTCTTCATCTCTAACGTAAAGATCGAATTAAGTGGTATGGAAGAAAAGGCTAAGTGTGTCGAAGAGACCTTAAGAGGCATTCCACCTCTTGGAGAGGCGCCAAACCACAACCTCGTCAAGGTTGGCGCTGTTAGGCAGAAGAAGATAATGACGTTAAAGTGGGGTGAAGCGCTTTTCAGCTTTAGAGATTCTTTGAACAGAACACATAGGAATTGGGTTAGGTTACACCCAAAGAAGATCGCTCCCACTATTCACGGCAAATCGAGGTTCATCCATCCATACGAGGACAGGTTATTAACTGTGAGGGAACATGCACGCTTGATGAGCTTTCCAGATGAACACGTGTTCTATGGTGGAATAGATAGTCAGTTCGATCAGGTTGGCGAAGCAGTTCCGCCGTTACTTGCAAAGAAGATAGCCCAGTTCATTCTCAAAAAGTTAGACGAAGTTTAG
- a CDS encoding cysteine hydrolase, whose amino-acid sequence MVFKAKETAVVMIEFQNDFCKPGFPLYPGVEQVLKEYKVIENAVALAKGAKEKGVLVIGCPITFEPDYKDLGQEFGIKANVKKGGTFRKGTKGAEFIDELKPYVDLYVEGKRGLDGFHGTNLDTLLRYNGIKNVAICGFLTNVCVESTARTAYDLNYHVIIIKDCTAALSWEEQRYAETKLFPLIAEVMTHKEFLEKIG is encoded by the coding sequence ATGGTGTTCAAGGCAAAAGAGACTGCGGTAGTTATGATAGAGTTTCAGAACGATTTTTGCAAGCCCGGTTTTCCGCTCTATCCTGGCGTTGAGCAAGTGCTTAAAGAGTACAAGGTGATCGAGAACGCCGTAGCACTTGCTAAAGGTGCTAAGGAAAAGGGCGTCCTCGTCATAGGCTGTCCAATAACGTTTGAGCCGGATTATAAGGACCTTGGACAAGAGTTCGGTATAAAGGCTAACGTTAAGAAGGGTGGAACGTTCAGGAAAGGAACTAAGGGTGCGGAATTTATAGATGAGTTGAAACCATATGTGGATCTCTACGTCGAAGGAAAGAGAGGCTTAGACGGTTTCCACGGAACAAATCTTGATACGCTACTCAGGTACAACGGAATAAAAAACGTCGCGATATGTGGGTTCTTGACGAACGTTTGTGTAGAGTCTACTGCGAGGACAGCGTACGACCTGAACTATCACGTAATAATAATCAAGGACTGCACCGCAGCTCTATCTTGGGAGGAGCAGAGGTACGCCGAGACGAAACTCTTTCCTTTGATAGCCGAGGTAATGACGCATAAGGAGTTCTTGGAGAAGATTGGGTAA
- the rimI gene encoding ribosomal protein S18-alanine N-acetyltransferase — MEIVIRAFRPSDLEEVCKIERESFRDPWPCYTFIYFYTKNPENIKVAAIDGRIVGYVVVDIEKQDDKKVGHILNLAVEQSYRRRGIGRMLMNAAISYAKGYGAREVLLEVRESNVTVRKFYSSMGFVEKGRIRHYYHDEDAIVMCREIE; from the coding sequence ATGGAGATAGTGATAAGAGCGTTCAGACCGTCCGACTTAGAAGAGGTTTGCAAGATCGAAAGGGAGTCCTTCAGGGACCCATGGCCTTGTTACACGTTCATATATTTTTACACGAAAAACCCCGAGAACATTAAGGTGGCTGCGATTGACGGAAGGATCGTAGGATATGTCGTCGTGGACATCGAAAAGCAAGATGACAAAAAGGTCGGCCATATACTCAACCTTGCAGTAGAACAAAGTTATAGACGCAGGGGAATAGGAAGAATGCTTATGAATGCGGCAATATCCTATGCGAAAGGATATGGAGCTAGAGAAGTTTTGCTGGAGGTCAGAGAGTCGAACGTCACTGTCAGAAAATTTTATTCAAGCATGGGTTTCGTCGAAAAAGGGAGGATAAGGCACTACTACCATGATGAGGATGCTATCGTGATGTGTAGGGAGATAGAGTAA
- a CDS encoding glycosyltransferase: MNEYGSDHDEFPLVLILCDSKPFSIVRYFEHALYDVVNVIPVYLDIHEWFIKKLSLPSLLYKLLSLRLSRVKPIPREPDVVLVVEPPIKRPYDLRKFRNSIKVFYALDPHTSNAMQTYGKCDLWNYDFVFVGQKDYIWMFEEMGCDKVFWLPYAYDPRIFREIPVPQRIYEVTFLGSMNDERRYVLNALKDKFRIFTTYDGKFVPMHDASRVYSMSKIVLQISNNKTLGARIFEAMGCKRMVLADRIKNGLEEIFREGVDIALYSDLKELIELIEYYLEDEEKREFLANNGHELVRSSHTYRHRVITMMDQIGIKIPQDFA, encoded by the coding sequence ATGAATGAATATGGTTCTGACCATGACGAGTTTCCACTCGTCCTCATCCTCTGCGACTCTAAACCATTCTCAATAGTTAGGTACTTCGAGCACGCCCTCTACGATGTGGTAAACGTGATCCCTGTGTACCTCGATATACACGAGTGGTTCATAAAGAAACTCTCTTTGCCATCGCTACTCTACAAACTCTTAAGCTTGAGGCTATCTAGGGTGAAACCAATCCCAAGAGAACCCGACGTCGTACTCGTTGTAGAACCTCCCATCAAGCGTCCTTACGACCTCAGAAAGTTCAGGAATTCGATCAAAGTATTCTATGCTCTAGACCCTCACACTTCGAACGCTATGCAGACCTATGGAAAGTGCGACCTCTGGAACTACGACTTCGTCTTTGTAGGGCAGAAAGACTACATTTGGATGTTCGAGGAGATGGGTTGCGACAAGGTCTTCTGGTTGCCTTATGCGTACGATCCAAGAATATTTAGAGAAATACCCGTACCCCAAAGGATATATGAAGTTACATTTTTAGGTTCCATGAACGATGAAAGGAGATATGTGCTTAACGCCCTAAAAGATAAGTTTAGGATATTTACGACGTATGATGGAAAGTTTGTACCGATGCACGATGCATCCAGAGTGTACTCGATGTCAAAGATAGTGTTGCAAATTTCTAACAACAAAACCCTTGGAGCGCGAATATTCGAGGCCATGGGCTGCAAGAGGATGGTGCTTGCAGATAGAATAAAGAACGGTTTAGAAGAGATCTTCAGGGAGGGTGTAGATATAGCGCTATACTCGGACCTGAAGGAACTTATAGAGTTGATAGAGTATTACTTGGAGGACGAGGAGAAGAGGGAGTTTTTGGCCAACAACGGTCACGAACTCGTGAGGAGTTCACACACCTATCGGCACAGGGTTATTACGATGATGGATCAGATAGGTATAAAAATACCGCAAGATTTCGCCTGA
- a CDS encoding FprA family A-type flavoprotein — protein MHERNVIKLAENVYWVGTRDWNRRIFDALIPLPKGTSYNAYLVIGRNGKALVDTTNPGFEKDLEDKIRNLTNPEEIDYVIMNHAEPDHAGAIPHIMKIAPKAKLVTTGRGAKMAQVYYHVSQERIKVVADNDIISLGDKNLRFIEAPMLHWPETMFTYVEEDGILFSCDFFGSHLAGGVYSDEVEDFIVYAQKYWGEIIMPYRTMAQRALEKISNLNIKIIAPSHGPIHRKPEFILDKYKRWAAGETKPKATIAYVSMWNSTDAMVKQMAEALASEGIELAFHNLVVSDIGDLAKDLVDSRAVVFGTPTVLGGAHPLAVYAAYIFKALRPPTKFAVVLSSYGWGGGAVKQIQELLKDSKIEVIGTLEINGPPTEENMRQIVEMGRSLASKIREHS, from the coding sequence ATGCACGAAAGAAATGTTATAAAGTTGGCGGAAAACGTTTACTGGGTCGGTACAAGAGACTGGAATCGTAGAATTTTCGACGCTCTAATACCGCTTCCAAAAGGAACGTCCTACAATGCTTACTTAGTTATTGGTAGAAACGGAAAAGCCCTCGTAGACACTACGAATCCAGGTTTTGAAAAGGATTTGGAGGATAAAATTCGCAACCTCACGAACCCCGAAGAGATTGACTATGTCATCATGAATCATGCGGAACCGGACCACGCCGGTGCGATACCCCATATAATGAAGATTGCACCAAAGGCTAAACTCGTAACGACTGGCAGAGGTGCGAAAATGGCTCAGGTCTACTATCACGTTTCACAGGAAAGGATTAAGGTTGTGGCTGATAATGACATCATAAGCTTGGGTGACAAAAACCTGCGCTTTATAGAGGCTCCAATGCTCCATTGGCCGGAGACGATGTTTACCTACGTCGAAGAAGACGGAATACTCTTCTCATGCGACTTCTTTGGTTCTCACTTGGCTGGAGGAGTCTACAGCGACGAAGTAGAAGATTTTATTGTTTACGCACAAAAATACTGGGGCGAGATAATTATGCCTTACAGGACGATGGCCCAAAGAGCCCTTGAGAAAATCTCTAACCTAAACATTAAGATCATCGCACCGAGTCATGGTCCTATCCATAGAAAGCCTGAATTCATTCTAGACAAGTATAAGCGATGGGCGGCTGGTGAAACAAAACCCAAGGCAACGATAGCCTATGTAAGCATGTGGAACAGCACGGACGCCATGGTTAAGCAGATGGCCGAAGCGTTGGCATCAGAAGGCATTGAATTAGCCTTCCACAACTTAGTTGTGAGCGACATCGGTGATTTAGCTAAAGACCTTGTGGATTCAAGAGCCGTTGTCTTTGGTACTCCAACGGTTTTAGGCGGAGCTCATCCACTAGCTGTTTATGCCGCGTACATTTTCAAGGCTTTGCGTCCACCAACGAAATTCGCGGTTGTTTTAAGTTCTTATGGTTGGGGTGGAGGTGCGGTAAAACAAATCCAAGAGCTACTTAAAGATTCCAAAATCGAAGTGATAGGTACGTTAGAGATCAATGGTCCGCCGACGGAGGAAAATATGCGACAAATCGTTGAAATGGGCAGGTCTTTAGCCAGTAAAATCAGAGAACATTCTTGA
- a CDS encoding YHS domain-containing protein, translating to MVKKDLVKDPVCGMNIDPNAAFSKIEYEGRVVYFCSKTCEEEFKKNPKKYQSRKS from the coding sequence ATGGTTAAGAAAGACCTTGTGAAAGACCCTGTTTGTGGAATGAATATAGACCCAAACGCGGCGTTTAGCAAGATCGAGTACGAAGGCCGCGTTGTATACTTCTGTTCCAAAACATGCGAGGAGGAGTTTAAGAAAAATCCAAAGAAGTATCAGAGCAGAAAGTCGTAG
- a CDS encoding ferritin-like domain-containing protein: MQHKAKEELLKMLNKALELEHAAYVQYLSHAEIVDGLNCEPIIERLKEIASDEAKHQEIFRTLIGDYLGGVPSTGIAETKSAKTIQEILEVNLEDEKAAVDYYTEILKKIVQEKDNLPYEYFKLEHEVRHVIMDEQEHIVELKRLMGLK, translated from the coding sequence ATGCAGCATAAAGCAAAGGAAGAGCTGCTTAAGATGCTTAATAAGGCTCTCGAGCTAGAACACGCCGCTTACGTACAATACCTGAGTCATGCTGAGATCGTAGATGGTTTAAACTGTGAACCAATAATAGAAAGGTTGAAAGAGATAGCCAGCGACGAGGCAAAACATCAGGAAATTTTCAGGACACTCATAGGCGACTATCTTGGCGGCGTACCTTCTACAGGAATAGCTGAGACGAAGTCAGCTAAGACAATACAAGAGATCTTAGAAGTAAACCTAGAGGACGAGAAGGCTGCGGTAGACTATTACACCGAGATCCTTAAGAAGATCGTACAGGAAAAGGATAACCTCCCGTACGAGTACTTTAAGCTGGAGCATGAGGTCAGACACGTCATAATGGACGAACAAGAGCACATAGTGGAATTGAAAAGGCTCATGGGTTTGAAGTAA
- the tgtA gene encoding tRNA guanosine(15) transglycosylase TgtA, with amino-acid sequence MFEVIAKDLLGRIGRIETKSGRFETPAFFPVINPVSQAIPASYISERFGCKAVITNAYIIYRRLRDEGIKKGVHGLISFNGIVMTDSGGYQMLEYGDVAVAPKEIAEFQEAIGSDMAVPLDVPTGLVSYEKAKDSVEKTLANIMETLEVLNKGRRALWAAPIQGGTHLQLLEYCASRLVEMPFDFFALGSPTPLMEGYMFARLFKMISTVKRIIPSEKPLHLFGAGHPMLMPFVVAMGCDTFDSASYYLYAKEGRYMVSSGTLRLSKLDYFPCECEVCSKYSPEELRSLSDDERVKLLSLHNLSVCFREVMEIKQAIKDGRLIELLEIRARSHPRLYAAFRTMLSDGKLIELMKLHTPVSKRRGMNLFDRLSLLRPEVSRARSKLMEYVPTKKSDTIVLIPQVGGKLKSVEAVERLVKEKFPEFAEKTSYGFFLNPYGVVPVELKFVYPFSQTNFSTSLLMDAKENIIGATVNYVVEHGYEHVVLLNVQSPSLRELVMLLKSKLEEKRIRVSTL; translated from the coding sequence ATGTTCGAGGTTATAGCCAAAGACCTCCTTGGAAGGATAGGTAGGATAGAGACAAAGTCTGGGAGGTTCGAGACACCAGCATTCTTTCCCGTAATAAACCCTGTGAGCCAGGCGATACCCGCGAGCTATATTTCTGAGAGGTTCGGGTGCAAGGCAGTAATAACGAATGCCTACATAATTTACAGGAGATTAAGAGATGAAGGTATAAAGAAGGGCGTGCATGGTCTCATATCGTTTAACGGCATAGTTATGACGGATTCTGGTGGATATCAAATGCTCGAGTATGGTGACGTAGCCGTTGCACCTAAAGAAATTGCAGAATTCCAAGAAGCCATAGGTAGCGACATGGCAGTACCGCTCGACGTGCCTACGGGACTTGTAAGTTACGAGAAGGCTAAGGATAGCGTAGAAAAGACTTTGGCAAACATTATGGAAACCCTTGAGGTGTTGAACAAAGGTAGAAGGGCCTTATGGGCGGCACCAATACAAGGCGGTACCCACCTTCAACTGTTAGAGTACTGCGCATCCAGGCTAGTAGAAATGCCTTTTGACTTTTTTGCCCTAGGAAGTCCCACACCGCTAATGGAGGGCTATATGTTCGCCAGACTGTTTAAGATGATATCGACTGTTAAACGTATTATACCGTCAGAGAAGCCGCTCCATCTATTTGGTGCTGGTCATCCTATGCTTATGCCGTTTGTTGTGGCGATGGGCTGTGACACCTTCGACTCCGCAAGCTATTACTTGTATGCGAAGGAGGGGAGGTATATGGTCAGTTCAGGTACGCTGAGGCTCTCGAAATTGGATTACTTTCCGTGCGAATGTGAGGTCTGTTCAAAGTATTCTCCCGAGGAGCTAAGATCGTTGTCGGACGATGAAAGGGTTAAACTTCTGTCGCTCCACAACCTAAGCGTTTGCTTCCGCGAAGTTATGGAGATAAAGCAGGCGATTAAGGACGGAAGGTTGATAGAGCTCCTCGAAATAAGAGCCAGGTCCCATCCTAGACTTTATGCCGCTTTTAGGACAATGCTCTCGGATGGAAAGCTCATAGAGTTGATGAAGTTGCACACGCCCGTATCAAAAAGGAGGGGTATGAACCTCTTCGATAGGCTCAGCTTATTGAGACCGGAAGTCAGTAGGGCTAGAAGTAAACTGATGGAGTATGTACCAACGAAAAAATCTGACACTATAGTTCTGATACCTCAAGTTGGGGGAAAGCTCAAGAGTGTGGAGGCAGTTGAGCGCCTTGTCAAGGAGAAATTTCCAGAGTTTGCTGAAAAAACCTCTTACGGTTTCTTCTTAAACCCGTATGGTGTCGTACCCGTAGAACTTAAGTTTGTCTACCCATTCTCGCAGACAAACTTCAGCACATCTTTATTGATGGATGCCAAAGAGAACATAATAGGTGCTACCGTAAATTACGTAGTTGAGCACGGATATGAACATGTAGTCCTGTTGAACGTTCAGAGCCCATCGTTGAGAGAGCTAGTCATGCTCCTCAAATCTAAGCTAGAAGAAAAAAGAATAAGGGTGAGTACGCTCTAG
- a CDS encoding nitroreductase family protein, translated as MEVMEAIRTNLAVREFRPEKVPNDVILKILEAGRLAHSSKNTQPWRFIVVDDKDKLSLLSKTTPTGAHIANAAFAIALFMENAKLPEIDGARAMEDMMLVAWSLGIGSCWITNFDDEKVKQILNVPKEWKLITVVPFGYPVKPTRKGKKKRKTLEEIAYYNAYGTPISRMIERR; from the coding sequence ATGGAGGTTATGGAGGCTATAAGGACAAACCTGGCAGTGAGGGAATTTAGACCGGAAAAAGTTCCTAATGACGTAATACTCAAGATTCTGGAAGCAGGACGTCTTGCGCATAGCTCTAAGAATACACAACCATGGCGTTTTATAGTCGTAGATGACAAGGATAAGTTATCTTTATTAAGCAAAACGACTCCGACAGGGGCTCACATAGCGAACGCGGCATTCGCTATCGCGTTGTTCATGGAGAATGCGAAGCTTCCTGAGATTGATGGTGCCAGGGCTATGGAGGATATGATGTTGGTTGCGTGGTCTTTAGGCATCGGTTCTTGTTGGATAACAAACTTTGACGATGAAAAGGTTAAGCAAATACTCAACGTCCCGAAAGAATGGAAGTTAATAACGGTAGTGCCCTTTGGCTATCCAGTAAAACCGACAAGAAAGGGCAAGAAAAAGCGAAAAACACTTGAGGAGATTGCATACTACAACGCTTACGGAACTCCCATTAGCCGTATGATAGAACGTCGCTAA